TCGACCTCGACGAGGCCGGCGCGGTCGTCCAGCGGGCCCTGGAAACCGGCGTCCCCGATCTCGACGCCCCGCCGAGAGAACCGGCCGTCGGCCACGGCGTCCGACTGATCGGCTCGTCGCCGCCGATGCAGGCGTTGTTCAAGCAGATCGCGCTGGTGGCCGCAACCGACGTCCCGGTCCTCATCACCGGCGAGAGCGGGACGGGCAAGGAGTTGGTGGCCCGCGCCATTCACCAGAACAGCCCCCGACGCCCCAAGACCTTCCTCCCCGTCTGCCTCGCGGCGCTCAGCCCGGGGCTCGTCGAAGGCGAGCTGTTCGGCCACACGCGCGGCTCGTTCACGGGTGCAAGCCAGGACCGCAAAGGTCTGCTGGAACTGGCCGCCGGCGGCACGGTGCTGCTCGACGAGATCGGCGACGTCCCCCTGGGAATGCAGGTGAAGCTGCTCCGGGCGATCGAGCACCGCGAGGTGACCCCCGTCGGCGACGCCCGCCCCCGGCCGATCGACGTCCGGTTCCTGGCCGCGACGAATCGGCCGCTCTCCCGCCTCATGGCCGAGGGTGAGTTCCGCGAGGACCTGTTCTTCCGGCTCAGCGTCTTCCCCATCCACATCCCGCCGCTTCGCGAACGCCTGGAAGACGTCCCGGAGTTGGCCCGGTTCTTCCTCGGCCAGGTCGACCCGCGCCAGGGCGTCGATCCGACGCTCCGCGACGACACGCTGGCCGAACTCCGCCGACGGACCTGGGCGGGCAACGTCCGCGAGCTGCGCAACGCCATCGAGCGGGCCGCCATCGTCGCCCGAGGCGGGCCCATCCTCCCCGAACACCTTCCCCCCGCCGTCGACGCCCGCGCGCTCGACCCGAGCCCCGGAGGCGACGGCCTGGACGCGTCCATCGCCCGCTGGACCGAGGCCGCCCTCAAGGCGCTCCCCGACTCAGATTCCGACGAGGGCGAGACGCTGTACGACCGGTTCCTCGCCCAGGTCGAGCCGCCGATGCTGCGGGCGGTGCTTCGGCGCCAATCGGGCAACAAGGCCCTCGCCGCCCAGCGGATCGGCATCCACCGATCGACGCTCCGCCAGAAGCTGCGCAAGTACGGCCTCGAATGACGCCCGACGCCTCGCGGAGCACGCGATGAACGAGACCGTTCACGCCGCCGAACCCGCGAGCTGGGGTCCACGGCGATTACGAACGTACGTGGGACTGGCGATCGGGCTCGCTCCCCTCGTCCTGGGGGTCATCGTCGGTTCGTACTACATTTACGACCACACGCCGAGGTGGGGCTACTGGGCGGCAGGAATGATCGCCTGCTGGCTCGTCGACGCTTGCTACTTCCTGGCGGTCGCCGCCG
The Paludisphaera rhizosphaerae genome window above contains:
- a CDS encoding sigma-54-dependent transcriptional regulator, yielding MSRVLIVDDEASICWAFGEYLGDLGHDVAVASSAEEGLDAARANPFDAVVLDVRLPGMDGLSAMGAFRERLGAAPIIVVTAFGSLDTAVKAMEAGAFDYLVKPFDLDEAGAVVQRALETGVPDLDAPPREPAVGHGVRLIGSSPPMQALFKQIALVAATDVPVLITGESGTGKELVARAIHQNSPRRPKTFLPVCLAALSPGLVEGELFGHTRGSFTGASQDRKGLLELAAGGTVLLDEIGDVPLGMQVKLLRAIEHREVTPVGDARPRPIDVRFLAATNRPLSRLMAEGEFREDLFFRLSVFPIHIPPLRERLEDVPELARFFLGQVDPRQGVDPTLRDDTLAELRRRTWAGNVRELRNAIERAAIVARGGPILPEHLPPAVDARALDPSPGGDGLDASIARWTEAALKALPDSDSDEGETLYDRFLAQVEPPMLRAVLRRQSGNKALAAQRIGIHRSTLRQKLRKYGLE